One Salmo trutta chromosome 26, fSalTru1.1, whole genome shotgun sequence DNA window includes the following coding sequences:
- the LOC115163037 gene encoding periaxin isoform X7 has translation MDSSTEVQAVEETASEVVEVVVETEAEAGASGYSVTGGGERGIFIKDVLKDSTAAKHLSLQQGDQLLSARVYFDNVKYEDALKILQCAEPYKVSFFLKRTIAGADVTMHPGATSLELKGPKTKMQKMVRLL, from the exons ATGGATTCCTCAACAGAGGTCCAAGCAGTG GAGGAGACTGCATCTGAGGTGGTGGAGGTTGTGGTGGAGacagaggctgaggctggagccaGTGGCTACAGTGTCACAGGTGGAGGGGAGCGAGGCATCTTCATTAAGGACGTCCTTAAAGACTCCACTGCAGCAAAGCATCTTAGCCTCCAGCAAG GAGATCAGTTGCTCAGTGCAAGAGTCTACTTTGACAATGTGAAGTATGAGGATGCCCTGAAGATCTTGCAGTGTGCGGAGCCTTATAAAGTCTCCTTTTTCCTGAAGAGGACCATCGCCGGTGCTGATGTCACCATGCACCCTGGCGCCACCAGCTTGGAACTGAAAGGACCCAAAACCAAGATGCAAAAAATGGTACGGCTATTATAG